From Paenibacillus physcomitrellae, the proteins below share one genomic window:
- a CDS encoding polysaccharide deacetylase, translated as MPGKRTFWMVLVSCLLLAALPGPQANAASGSLKASSKAAPAASTALLGLNDELTDLLPVFKDGSYYVPVREAAQLLGLKLTGTPQEIVLTSAGGAVLLLEPDGGKAVKPDGMEAETSMFVEKGSTRVQLGLLARSFGYPITYEADKRLLRVVTAKGALDNEKFDAAHKSEIDSHLKAVKEAEQQAKPAPPKSGHGDSGKTLYLTFDDGPSAHTGQLLDILDRYEVKATFFMLGNHISSYSDSVKRMVKEGDAVGLHGMTHQKELFYKTPEAALQEMDDDNERLYKAAGVKSALVRPPYGSKPYFTEDFRDKVLGAGYHLWDWNVDSQDWKFKEDIASTYANVMKQVKTISAHKTSPVVLMHDLPTTIQVLPKILAELKKEGYAFAVITAEQKPVNFWNDER; from the coding sequence TGGATGGTGCTCGTCTCCTGTCTGCTGCTGGCGGCACTGCCGGGCCCGCAGGCAAATGCAGCGTCTGGTTCATTAAAAGCTTCGTCAAAAGCCGCCCCAGCCGCATCCACCGCCCTGCTTGGGCTTAATGACGAGCTGACGGACCTGCTTCCGGTATTTAAGGACGGCAGCTATTATGTGCCGGTACGTGAGGCCGCGCAGCTGCTTGGTCTCAAGCTTACGGGCACACCGCAAGAGATTGTGCTGACCTCGGCTGGCGGAGCTGTACTGCTTCTGGAACCTGACGGAGGGAAAGCGGTTAAGCCGGATGGTATGGAGGCAGAAACCTCTATGTTTGTAGAAAAGGGTTCCACCCGGGTGCAGCTCGGTCTGCTGGCCAGATCCTTTGGGTATCCGATTACCTATGAGGCAGACAAGCGTCTGCTGCGGGTAGTGACGGCCAAAGGAGCCTTGGACAATGAAAAGTTTGATGCCGCCCACAAATCGGAAATCGACAGCCATCTCAAGGCAGTTAAGGAAGCGGAGCAGCAGGCCAAGCCGGCTCCCCCGAAATCCGGACATGGCGATTCCGGCAAAACCCTCTATCTGACGTTTGATGACGGTCCAAGCGCCCATACCGGGCAGCTGCTGGATATTCTGGACCGGTATGAGGTCAAAGCTACCTTCTTTATGCTCGGCAATCATATCAGCTCTTATTCCGATTCGGTAAAACGTATGGTCAAAGAAGGGGACGCGGTAGGGCTGCACGGCATGACCCATCAGAAGGAACTGTTCTACAAGACGCCGGAAGCTGCGCTCCAGGAAATGGACGACGATAACGAGAGACTCTATAAAGCCGCAGGCGTCAAATCGGCGCTGGTCCGGCCGCCTTACGGCAGCAAACCTTATTTTACGGAGGACTTCCGGGATAAAGTGCTGGGAGCGGGCTACCATCTGTGGGACTGGAACGTGGATTCGCAGGATTGGAAGTTTAAAGAGGATATCGCTTCAACCTATGCGAACGTCATGAAGCAGGTGAAAACGATATCGGCCCATAAAACATCCCCGGTTGTGCTCATGCATGATCTGCCCACCACCATTCAGGTTCTGCCGAAGATTCTTGCCGAGCTCAAGAAAGAAGGTTATGCATTTGCGGTGATTACGGCGGAGCAGAAGCCGGTGAACTTCTGGAACGACGAGCGGTAG
- a CDS encoding Lrp/AsnC family transcriptional regulator gives MSRMDEQGRVTLDEIDRKIIKELNSNGRISYTDLGKEIGLSRVAVQTRINALMEEGVIERFTAVINPERIGISVSAFFNVEVEPKYLQRVAEALAEEPVVTSLYHMTGPSKLHMHALFTDNKEMEEFMKEKLYILPGITSVDSQVLINRYKSRMGMRL, from the coding sequence ATGTCGAGAATGGATGAGCAGGGCCGGGTAACGCTCGATGAGATCGACCGCAAAATTATCAAAGAGCTGAACAGCAACGGCCGAATTTCGTATACAGATTTAGGCAAGGAGATCGGGCTGTCGCGTGTAGCGGTACAGACCCGCATTAATGCTTTAATGGAGGAAGGCGTTATTGAACGCTTTACAGCCGTCATAAATCCTGAGAGAATAGGAATTTCCGTATCGGCTTTTTTTAACGTCGAGGTGGAGCCTAAATATTTGCAGCGGGTTGCAGAGGCTTTGGCTGAGGAGCCAGTCGTAACGAGTTTGTACCATATGACCGGGCCGTCCAAGCTTCATATGCATGCGCTGTTCACGGATAACAAAGAGATGGAAGAATTCATGAAAGAGAAGCTGTACATTCTTCCAGGCATCACGAGCGTCGATTCACAGGTGCTCATAAACCGCTACAAGAGTCGGATGGGCATGCGGCTGTAA
- a CDS encoding mismatch-specific DNA-glycosylase, translated as MDIYGQKGSTDSGGVPDHLDSGLQIVFVGFNPSLISGETGHHYANPRNNFWRILYQSGLTPRLYDPSEDGELLKLGYGFTNIVARPTKGIDDLTRKDYKEGREILKAKLLNYRPRVVCFVGKGVYKEYSRRNKVEWGFQPEPFLEGMHEFVAPSSSGLVRMPMKEIVGIYGRLTEAVSERDHI; from the coding sequence ATGGACATTTATGGGCAAAAAGGCAGCACAGACTCCGGCGGCGTGCCGGATCATCTGGACAGCGGCCTTCAGATTGTATTCGTCGGCTTTAACCCGAGTCTGATTTCCGGCGAAACCGGTCATCATTATGCGAATCCCCGGAACAACTTCTGGCGGATTCTGTACCAGTCCGGCCTGACGCCGCGGCTGTATGACCCGTCCGAGGACGGCGAGCTGCTGAAGCTGGGCTACGGGTTTACGAATATTGTGGCCAGGCCGACAAAGGGCATCGATGACTTAACGCGGAAGGATTACAAGGAAGGCCGCGAGATCCTGAAAGCGAAGCTGCTGAATTACAGGCCGCGGGTCGTCTGTTTCGTCGGCAAAGGCGTGTACAAGGAGTACAGCAGACGGAACAAGGTGGAATGGGGATTTCAGCCGGAACCTTTCCTCGAAGGCATGCACGAGTTTGTGGCCCCGTCTTCAAGCGGACTTGTCAGGATGCCGATGAAGGAAATTGTGGGCATTTATGGAAGGCTGACTGAGGCTGTTTCTGAAAGAGATCACATTTGA